From one Anopheles cruzii chromosome 3, idAnoCruzAS_RS32_06, whole genome shotgun sequence genomic stretch:
- the LOC128275333 gene encoding V-type proton ATPase subunit D 1 isoform X1, with protein MSSKDRIPIFPSRGAQMQMKARLAGAHKGHGLLKKKADALQMRFRMILSKIIETKTLMGEVMKEAAFSLAEAKFASGDFNQVVLQNVTKAQIKIRTKKDNVAGVTLPVFESYQDGSDTYELTGLAKGGQQLQKLKKNYQSAVKLLVELASLQTSFVTLDEVIKITNRRVNAIEHVIIPRIDRTLAYIISELDELEREEFYRLKKIQDKKRIAKKKAEEKRAALLQEGIDVRIQSNILDEGDDDILF; from the exons ATGTCGTCGAAAGATCGTATTCCAATTTTTCCTTCTCGCGG TGCTCAGATGCAAATGAAAGCCCGTTTAGCAGGAGCGCACAAGGGTCACGGGTTACTAAAAAAGAAGGCTGATGCTTTGCAGATGCGTTTTCGAATGATTCTCAGTAAGATTATTGAG ACCAAAACTTTGATGGGAGAAGTCATGAAAGAAGCCGCTTTCTCATTGGCCGAAGCTAAGTTTGCGTCTGGTGATTTCAATCAAGTAGTACTGCAAAATGTCACCAAAGCCCAGATTAAAATTCGCACCAAGAAGGACAATGTGGCTGGTGTAACACTCCCTGTGTTCGAGTCATACCAGGATGGGTCTGATACTTACGAACTTACGGGATTGGCCAAAGGAGGGCAACAACTgcaaaaattgaagaaaaactaCCAGAGCGCAGTAAAACTATTAGTCGAACTTGCTTCACTTCAAACTTCATTCGTAACGTTGGACGAGGTCATCAAAATTACAAATCGACGAGTTAATGCTATCGAGCATG TTATTATTCCAAGAATTGATCGCACACTGGCATACATTATTTCCGAACTTGATGAACTGGAACGAGAGGAATTTTACCGTTTAAAGAAAATTCAG GATAAGAAAcgaatcgcaaaaaaaaaagccgaagAAAAGCGAGCCGCATTGCTCCAGGAAGGCATTGATGTACGTATTCAGTCGAACATTCTGGATGAAGGTGACGACGACATACTGttttaa
- the LOC128274607 gene encoding GRIP and coiled-coil domain-containing protein 1-like → MSHNKDENCKEKQYETIMNSQRDQLIRYEKRLNDIVTAYKGLAKEKAALEATLRTIKQPPSEVSEEQSEIRHPEQKQMAESCKLLPELQIQQLMTNITTLSEERKRVEETLKLERSQLRLELARQNETIQELTARLANLERPSNDICDDHVNYEMRNETHLLTIRELKKMLDDERNLKEKLELQLGNLKTQILLDMPQSIKKKSVERHLTSFKNVDRDKNSDASLKESLQGLRMEMLHLKKQYATIVSDEKTRARLAEERSTRLGELHEERVANLEARISELSDVIGKNDRLREQDKETIQHLKETIARMKLSTGMKTTTNADVKRTYDFGLIEDGYGALEHSCAEEQNQQCASKALLLTANLDGNSEQLVTANNMQNSDPLWENCELEDYKRRYDQCMSENQKLKEELLLNLENTNTLKQQLDNLKRSTEQLEIDFQYKLTEYAAEQKKETTKHSDAMSALQTSFERQIGNLQHTLQKQRERSLAVIEEKEEEIKVLRTSSEILSLSTSTMCTEQNAIIRSEFTIDQHRKSNRIELPANDSNSEERQHLLHYAQEIARKNVEISTLRTSKNTIENMLRQTLHEKVIAEERLNERIVQLEKELGPLKTNHTLDGSNLKYLKNVILSFLLTDNTESKKHMTNAIAAVLNFDESEIQAINDGTVRLT, encoded by the exons ATGAGTCACAATAAAGACGAAAATTGCAAAGAGAAACAATACGAAACGATAATGAATTCACAGAGGGATCAACTAATCAGATATGAAAAACGACTGAATG ACATCGTAACAGCTTATAAGGGTTtagcgaaagagaaagctgCGTTGGAAGCTACTTTGCGCACTATTAAGCAGCCCCCATCGGAAGTGTCAGAAGAACAAAGCGAAATAAGACATCCTGAACAGAAACAAATGGCTGAAAGCTGCAAACTTTTGCCTGAGCTGCAAATACAGCAACTTATGACTAACATAACTACCCTTAGTGAGGAACGTAAACGCGTCGAAGAGACACTGAAGCTTGAACGCAGTCAATTGCGACTAGAACTTGCAAGGCAAAATGAAACCATTCAAGAACTTACTGCTCGTTTGGCAAATCTGGAACGTCCCAGTAATGATATTTGTGACGATCATGTAAACTATGAAATGAGAAACGAGACACATCTTCTTACAATACGAGAACTGAAAAAGATGTTAGACGATGAGCGAAATCTAAAGGAAAAACTCGAATTACAACTCGGCAACCTTAAAACACAGATTCTTCTCGATATGCCgcaatcaattaaaaaaaaatcagttgAACGTCATTTAACCTCTTTTAAGAATGTTGATCGTGATAAAAACAGTGATGCTAGCTTGAAAGAATCGTTGCAAGGTTTACGAATGGAAATGctgcatttaaaaaaacaatacgCCACTATTGTATCCGATGAAAAAACCCGAGCCCGTTTAGCTGAGGAGCGGAGTACGCGTCTGGGAGAATTGCACGAGGAACGTGTTGCTAATCTAGAAGCACGTATATCAGAATTGAGTGATGTTATAGGAAAGAACGACCGTTTGAGAGAGCAGGATAAAGAGACCATACAGCATTTAAAAGAAACTATTGCTCGTATGAAACTTTCTACAGGCATgaaaacgacgacgaatgcTGATGTTAAGAGAACATATGACTTTGGACTTATTGAAGATGGCTATGGGGCACTGGAGCATTCGTGCGCTGAGGAACAAAATCAGCAATGCGCTTCGAAGGCACTGTTACTCACAGCCAATCTTGATGGAAATTCAGAGCAATTGGTAACTGCAAATAATATGCAAAACTCAGACCCATTGTGGGAGAATTGCGAACTTGAGGATTATAAGCGACGCTACGATCAGTGTATGAGCGAAAATCAAAAACTAAAAGAAGAGTTACTTTTAAATCTAGAAAATACGAATACTTTGAAACAGCAGCTTGACAATTTGAAGCGATCGACCGAGCAACTCGAGATCGATTTTCAATACAAACTTACCGAATATGCTGctgaacagaaaaaagaaacaacgaaGCACAGCGATGCCATGAGCGCATTGCAGACATCGTTTGAGAGGCAGATAGGGAACTTACAGCATACTCTGCAAAAGCAACGTGAACGGTCACTGGCAGTGATTGaagagaaggaagaagaaattAAAGTCCTGCGAACATCGTCAGAGATACTTTCGCTGTCGACCTCGACGATGTGTACGGAACAAAACGCTATCATCCGAAGTGAATTTACAATAGACCAACACCGTAAAAGTAACAGAATTGAGCTGCCAGCGAATGACTCGAACTCAGAAGAGAGGCAACATTTACTACATTACGCGCAAGAAATTGCTagaaaaaatgttgaaataaGTACGTTGCGTACATCGAAAAATACAATAGAAAATATGCTACGTCAAACTCTACATGAGAAAGTGATAGCTGAAGAACGACTGAACGAACGGATTGTTCAATTGGAGAAAGAACTTGGACCTTTGAAGACAAATCATACGTTAGACGGATCGAATTTGAAGTACTTGAAAAATGTAATTCTAAGTTTCCTGTTGACAGATAATACCGAAAGTAAAAAGCATATGACAAATGCTATAGCAGCCGTGTTGAACTTCGACGAAAGTGAAATACAAGCTATTAATGATGGAACGGTACGGTTAACTTGA
- the LOC128275333 gene encoding V-type proton ATPase subunit D 1 isoform X2 has protein sequence MSSKDRIPIFPSRGAQMQMKARLAGAHKGHGLLKKKADALQMRFRMILSKIIETKTLMGEVMKEAAFSLAEAKFASGDFNQVVLQNVTKAQIKIRTKKDNVAGVTLPVFESYQDGSDTYELTGLAKGGQQLQKLKKNYQSAVKLLVELASLQTSFVTLDEVIKITNRRVNAIEHG, from the exons ATGTCGTCGAAAGATCGTATTCCAATTTTTCCTTCTCGCGG TGCTCAGATGCAAATGAAAGCCCGTTTAGCAGGAGCGCACAAGGGTCACGGGTTACTAAAAAAGAAGGCTGATGCTTTGCAGATGCGTTTTCGAATGATTCTCAGTAAGATTATTGAG ACCAAAACTTTGATGGGAGAAGTCATGAAAGAAGCCGCTTTCTCATTGGCCGAAGCTAAGTTTGCGTCTGGTGATTTCAATCAAGTAGTACTGCAAAATGTCACCAAAGCCCAGATTAAAATTCGCACCAAGAAGGACAATGTGGCTGGTGTAACACTCCCTGTGTTCGAGTCATACCAGGATGGGTCTGATACTTACGAACTTACGGGATTGGCCAAAGGAGGGCAACAACTgcaaaaattgaagaaaaactaCCAGAGCGCAGTAAAACTATTAGTCGAACTTGCTTCACTTCAAACTTCATTCGTAACGTTGGACGAGGTCATCAAAATTACAAATCGACGAGTTAATGCTATCGAGCATG GATAA